A genomic segment from Sparus aurata chromosome 20, fSpaAur1.1, whole genome shotgun sequence encodes:
- the LOC115571124 gene encoding myoferlin-like isoform X2 — translation MLRVVVESAKGLPKKKLGNPDPVTSVIFKDEKKKTKSIDSEVNPVWNEVLEFDLKGTALDSSSYVDVIVKDYETIGKDKFLGATKISLRELSSGQVRSLPSRNVPLVNESGQNIGATINLVIGYDPPPNAAPNLNDPQAGDATVDAGGGGGEEGDETLPDGGQSGAAGVPSSPGQNANLRQRVARPQNRHRLVNKPQDFQIRVRIIEARQLSGNNVKPVVKVSVCEETHRTRIKRGNNPFFDEMFFYNVHMLPSDLFDKHISFRVYNSYSLRADSLMGEFKLDVGYVYDEPAHCVMRKWLLLNDPNDSSSGAKGYLKVSLFVVGTGDEPPVEKRESNADQDDIESNLLLPAGVTLRWATLSLKVFRAEDIPQMDDAFVQTMKEIFGGDENKKNLVDPFLEARFAGKKLCTQIVEKNANPEWNQVLNLQVKFPSMCERVKLTVFDWDRLTGNDAIGTTYLNLAKIASSGGEIEEEHAGTGEPSFEANTGQAEVGFLPVFGPCYVNLYGSPREFSGLPDPYEDLNYGKGEGVAYRGRIMVELSTKLEGKADKAVDGIPSDDILVAQKYQRRRKYCLCAVFHSASMIQEPGEPIQFEVSIGNYGNKLDTTCKPLASTTQYSCAVFDGNHYYYLPWADTKPVVVVISFWEDISHRLDTVNIILYISHRLQSNLEAFKTGIVGKVSDNQLVEVWLKLLNQLIEDLESYPTPELEGRSNLTALDIQIKKLRDSALTTIRDGARRMREEAREIRDTLSDIESWAEKLKVLAEEPQNSMPDVIIWMLRGEKRVAYARIPAHQVLFSTYSEQACGQHCGKTQTIFLQYPMDKTKGLKVPVQVRVNMWLGLSAHEKKFNSFSEGTFSVFAEMYENQAQVFGKWGTTGLVGRHKFSDVTGKLKLKQEYFLPPRGWEWEDDWFIDPEKALLTEADAGHTEFMDEVFQNETRFPGGEWKAASEPFTDVNGEKSRNPGEFDCPPGWTWEDEWTVDDNRAVDDLGWEYGVTIPPDDKPRSWVPAEKVYHVHRRRRLVRPRKRAAGSAGAAAERRDRGDPEGWEFSSLIGWKFHRKERSSDTFRRRRWRRKMAPEDRLGASAIFQLEGALGVDTDVKEKGSKADATKLFGANTPTVSCTFDRSHVYHLRVYVYQARNLASMDKDSFSDPYAHVSFLHLSKRTEKLQSTLNPTWDQTLIFNDVQIYGDPQNIAQQPPDVVLEFYDNDQVGKDELLGRSVCVPMVKLNPGMDQTPKLLWHPIIQKGHKAGEALVAAELILKDKSGESDLPLVPPKRAENLYMVPQGIRPVVQLTAVEILAWGLRNMKPYQLASVSSPSLVVECGGQRVESAVIKNMKKSPNFPSSVLFIKVLLPKDEMYTPPIVLKVIDHRPFGRKPVVGQCTITTLEEFRCDPYVITAEGAMSSKMALMAASPSKHVSINMEERRPLLEAQFMYSMSAAVNKMASPTSHFIAEKEKETVDWWSKLYASTGDQERCGPYLKKGYDTLTVYDCELENVPEFKGLTDFCNTYKLLRGKNENGDEDPTVVGELKGSFKVYPLPDDPGVAPPPRQFRELPESGPQECLVRIYVVRATDLQPKDNNGKCDPYIKIALGRNTVDDRDHYLPNTTNPVFGRMFEMSCFLPQDKDLKISVYDYDLLSRDEKVGETVIDLENRFLSRYNSYCGLPQTYCISGVNQWRDQLKPSQILENLARMKGLSKPRTEDNGTSLTFNGTQYTLAQFENNKEIHQHLGEARERLCLHVLRKQGLVPEHVETRTLYSSFQPNLSQGSLQMWVDVFPKSIGIPGPPFVITPRKPKRYFLRAVIWNTTDVTLDETSITGEQMSDIYVKGWMPGMEEEKQKTDVHYRSLDGDGNFNWRFIFEFDFLPAEQLCLVSKKERFWSLDATEFRIPPKLIVQIWDNDKFSLDDYLGTLELDLRNLVAPAKTPEKCSLTMMDDVEIGAPHKTEQAKSLFAQQSVRGWWPCSIEKDGKKALGGKVEMTLEIVSEAHADERPAGKGRDEPNMNPKLDSPNRPETSFFWFTNPCKTMKFIVWRRFRCLFIGLIILTIVILFLAILLYSLPNYISMKIVKPLQ, via the exons ATGTTGCGCGTTGTGGTAGAATCGGCCAAAGGTCTGCCCAAGAAGAAACTTGGAAATCCTGATCCAGTCACCTCTGTGATTTTTAAAG atgagaagaagaaaacaaagtcgATTGACAGTGAGGTGAATCCTGTGTGGAATGAG GTGCTCGAGTTCGATCTGAAGGGCACTGCGCTGGACTCCAGCTCCTACGTAGACGTGATTGTGAAAGACTATGAAACTATTGGGAAAGATAA ATTCCTTGGTGCCACCAAAATCTCTTTGAGAGAGCTTTCCTCTGGTCAAGTGAGATCACTGCCATCCAGAAATGTTCCTCTGGTCAATGAAAGTGGACAGAATATTGGA GCCACAATCAACCTTGTGATTGGCTATGATCCGCCCCCTAATGCTGCACCAAATCTCAACGACCCTCAAGCAGGAGATGCTACAGTGGATGCTG gtggtggcggtggtgagGAGGGTGATGAAACTCTACCAGATGGGGGCCAAAGTGGCGCTGCAGGCGTCCCCTCGTCCCCCGGTCAGAATGCTAATCTCCGCCAGCGGGTGGCCAGGCCACAGAATCGCCACCGACTCGTCAATAAACCTCAGGACTTCCAG ATTCGTGTCCGGATCATTGAGGCCCGTCAGTTGTCGGGCAACAACGTCAAACCAGTGGtgaaggtcagtgtgtgtgaagagaCCCACAGGACACGGATCAAGAGAGGGAACAACCCCTTCTTTGATGAG atgTTCTTCTACAACGTCCACATGCTCCCATCTGATCTGTTTGATAAGcacatcagcttccgg GTGTATAATTCCTACTCACTGAGGGCTGACAGTCTCATGGGGGAGTTCAAG CTCGACGTTGGCTATGTCTACGATGAACCAG CCCACTGTGTCATGAGGAAGTGGCTCCTGTTGAACGACCCCAATGACTCGAGCTCCGGTGCTAAAGGCTACCTCAAAGTCAGCCTCTTCGTAGTGGGGACCGGAGACGAGCCCCCG GTGGAGAAGAGGGAGTCAAATGCCGATCAGGATGACATAGAGAGCAATCTGCTGCTGCCAGCTGGTGTGACTCTGCGATGGGCCACCCTGTCACTGAAGGTGTTCCGAGCTGAGGACATTCCTCAGA TGGATGATGCGTTCGTCCAGACAATGAAGGAAATTTTTGGAGGCGATGAAAACAAGAAGAACCTGGTGGATCCCTTCTTAGAGGCTCGCTTTGCTGGCAAAAAG ctGTGTACTCAGATCGTTGAGAAGAACGCAAACCCAGAGTGGAATCAAGTACTGAACCTCCAAGTAAAG TTTCCATCTATGTGTGAGCGTGTCAAACTGACGGTCTTTGATTG GGATCGTTTGACAGGAAATGATGCTATTGGCACCACGTACCTGAACCTGGCCAAGATTGCCTCTTCTGGTGGAGAGATAGAAG AGGAACATGCGGGAACTGGGGAACCGTCATTCGAAG CTAACACAGGACAGGCTGAAGTTGGTTTCCTGCCTGTCTTCGGTCCTTGCTATGTCAACCTGTACGGGAGCCCCAGAGAGTTCAGTGGCCTGCCAGACCCATATGAGGATCTCAACTATGGCAAG GGAGAGGGCGTGGCATACAGAGGCAGGATCATGGTCGAGCTGTCCACTAAGCTCGAGGGGAAAGCGGATAAAGCAGTAGACGgtatccccagtgatgacatcCTGGTGGCACAG AagtaccagaggaggaggaagtatTGTCTGTGTGCAGTCTTCCACAGCGCCTCAATGATACAGGAACCAGGAGAGCCCATCCAGTTTGAGGTCAGCATCGGCAACTACGGCAACAAGTTGGACACCACCTGCAAACCGCTGGCCTCCACCACTCAATATAGCTGTGCTGTgtttgatg GTAATCACTACTATTACCTCCCCTGGGCGGACACTAAGCCGGTGGTTGTGGTGATCTCATTCTGGGAGGACATCAGCCACCGCCTGGACACTGTCAACATCATCCTCTACATTAGTCACCGCCTG CAATCCAACCTGGAGGCATTTAAAACTGGCATCGTGGGGAAAGTCTCCGACAACCAACTTGTAGAGGTGTGGCTGAAGTTGCTCAACCAGCTGATCGAAGACCTAGAAAG tTACCCAACACCAGAGCTGGAGGGACGCTCCAACCTGACAGCTCTGGACATCCAAATCAAGAAGTTGCGAGACAGCGCTTTGACCACCATCAGGGACGGGGCCAGACGCATGAGAGAGGAGGCCAGAGAGATCCGTGACACTCTGTCCGACATCGAGTCCTGGGCAGAAAAACTTAAAGTGCTGGCTGAGGAG CCCCAGAACAGCATGCCTGACGTGATCATCTGGATGCTGCGAGGTGAGAAGAGGGTGGCCTACGCCCGTATCCCCGCTCACCAGGTCCTCTTCTCCACGTACAGTGAGCAGGCCTGTGGACAACACTGTGGCAAGACACAGACTATCTTTTTACAG tACCCCATGGACAAGACTAAGGGCCTGAAGGTGCCGGTTCAGGTTAGGGTCAACATGTGGCTGGGTCTGTCTGCACATGAGAAGAAGTTCAACTCCTTCTCTGAGGGAACCTTCAGCGTGTTTGCTGAGATG TATGAGAACCAGGCCCAGGTGTTTGGGAAGTGGGGGACCACAGGGCTGGTGGGGCGCCACAAATTCTCAGATGTAACGGGCAAACTGAAGCTGAAGCAAGAGTACTTCCTGCCACCAAGAGGATGGGAGTGGGAAGATGACTGGTTCATTGACCCAGAGAAAGC tctgttAACGGAGGCAGATGCCGGTCACACCGAGTTCATGGATGAGGTGTTCCAAAACGAGACTCGCTTCCCTGGTGGGGAGTGGAAGGCCGCCTCCGAGCCCTTTACTGATGTG AATGGAGAGAAGAGCCGTAACCCCGGGGAGTTTGATTGTCCTCCAGGTTGGACGTGGGAGGACGAGTGGACTGTGGATGACAACAGAGCCGTGGATGATCTAG GCTGGGAGTATGGAGTCACCATCCCCCCGGATGACAAGCCTCGGTCGTGGGTCCCTGCAGAGAAGGTGTACCATGTCCACCGCAGGAGGAGGCTGGTCCGACCTCGCAAGAGAGCTGCAGGTTCTGCAGGAGCCGCTGCAGAG AGGAGGGACAGAGGCGACCCTGAGGGCTGGGAATTCTCTTCCCTGATTGGCTGGAAGTTTCACAGGAAGGAGCGTTCATCAGACACGTTCCGTCGAAGGCGCTGGAGGCGGAAGATGGCGCCAGAAGACCGGCTTGGAGCATCGGCTATCTTCCAACTGGAGGGAGCGCTG GGTGTCGATACTGACGTGAAAGAGAAAGGCTCCAAGGCCGATGCCACCAAGCTGTTTGGTGCCAACACGCCCACCGTGTCCTGCACCTTTGACA GGTCACATGTGTACCATCTGCGTGTTTATGTCTATCAGGCACGAAACTTGGCATCGATGGACAAAGACAGCTTTTCTG ATCCGTATGCACACGTCTCCTTCCTGCATCTCAGTAAGAGAACAGAGAAGCTGCAATCCACACTGAACCCAACCTGGGACCAAACTCTGATTTTCAACGATGTGCAGATTTATGGAGACCCCCAGAACATCGCTCAGCAGCCCCCTGATGTTGTCCTGGAGTTCTACGACAATGACCAAGTG GGGAAGGATGAGCTGCTGGGCCGTAGTGTCTGCGTACCAATGGTGAAGTTGAACCCAGGCATGGATCAGACACCCAAACTGCTGTGGCACCCCATTATTCAGAAAGGTCACAAAGCGGGGGAGGCACTGGTGGCTGCTGAACTAATCCTGAAAGACAAG TCTGGCGAGTCAGATCTTCCTCTGGTTCCCCCAAAGAGAGCAGAGAACCTCTACATGGTTCCCCAGGGCATCCGGCCTGTGGTGCAGCTCACTGCTGTGGAG ATTCTAGCATGGGGCCTGAGGAACATGAAGCCGTACCAGCTGGCCTCAGTGTCGTCACCCAGCCTGGTGGTGGAGTGTGGCGGGCAGAGGGTGGAGTCAGCCGTCATTAAGAACATGAAGAAGAGCCCAAACTTCCCCAGCTCTGTCCTCTTCATCAAAGTG CTCCTTCCAAAGGATGAGATGTACACGCCTCCTATTGTGCTGAAGGTGATCGACCACCGTCCGTTTGGCAGGAAGCCTGTGGTGGGTCAGTGCACCATCACAACTCTGGAGGAGTTCAGATGTGACCCATATGTCATTACTGCAGAGGGAGCCATGTCTTCCAAAA TGGCTCTGATGGCAGCTTCTCCCTCCAAACACGTCTCCATTAACATGGAGGAAAGAAGACCACTGCTGGAGGCTCAG TTCATGTACAGCATGTCAGCTGCTGTCAACAAAATGGCTTCCCCAACCTCCCACTTT ATTGCAGAGAAG GAAAAAGAGACGGTTGATTGGTGGAGTAAATTGTACGCTTCAACTGGAGACCAGGAGAGATGTGGCCCTTACCTCAAAAAAGGATATGACACCCTTACG GTGTATGACTGCGAACTGGAGAATGTCCCAGAATTCAAAGGGCTGACTGATTTCTGCAACACCTACAAACTGCTACGAGGGAAGAATGAAAATGGGGACGAGGACCCCACTGTGGTTGGAGAGTTGAAG GGTTCATTTAAGGTGTACCCCCTGCCAGACGACCCAGGTGTTGCTCCCCCTCCCCGTCAGTTCAGAGAGCTGCCAGAAAGTGGACCTCAGGAGTGCCTGGTCAGGATTTATGTGGTCAGGGCGACAGACCTGCAGCCTAAAGACAACAATGGCAAA TGTGATCCGTACATCAAAATAGCACTGGGAAGAAATACGGTTGACGACAGGGACCATTACTTACCCAACACCACCAACCCTGTGTTTGGAAG GATGTTTGAGATGTCGTGCTTCCTGCCCCAGGACAAGGACCTGAAAATCTCAGTCTATGACTATGATCTCCTGAGCCGTGATGAGAAAGTCGGCGAGACAGTGATTGACCTGGAGAACCGCTTTCTGTCCCGATATAACTCCTACTGTGGCCTGCCACAAACCTATTGCAT ATCTGGTGTCAACCAGTGGCGGGACCAGCTGAAGCCGTCTCAGATCCTGGAGAACCTGGCTCGTATGAAAGGCTTGTCCAAACCCAGGACTGAAGACAACGGCACATCACTCACCTTCAATGGCACACAGTACACGCTGGCTCAGTTTG AGAACAACAAGGAAATTCATCAGCACTTAGGTGAGGCCCGCGAACGACTTTGTCTGCACGTGCTCAGAAAGCAGGGACTTGTCCCTGAACATGTGGAGACCAGGACCCTGTACAGCTCGTTCCAGCCTAATCTCTCTCAG gGAAGCCTTCAGATGTGGGTGGATGTTTTCCCCAAATCCATTGGCATTCCTGGACCTCCATTTGTAATCACACCACGCAAGCCTAAGAG GTACTTTCTGCGTGCCGTCATCTGGAACACCACAGATGTGACCTTAGATGAGACCAGCATTACAGGAGAACAGATGAGTGACATCTACGTCAAAGG CTGGATGCCAGGCATGGAGGAGGAAAAGCAGAAGACTGATGTCCACTACAGGTCGCTGGATGGTGATGGCAACTTCAACTGGAGGTTCATCTTCGAGTTCGACTTCCTGCCTGCCGAACAACTCTGCCTCGTTTCCAAGAAG GAGCGCTTCTGGAGTCTTGATGCAACCGAGTTCAGGATTCCCCCAAAGCTGATTGTTCAGATTTGGGATAACGACAAATTCTCATTGGACGACTACCTCG GCACACTAGAGCTGGATCTGCGTAACCTggttgctcctgcaaagacccCTGAGAAGTGTTCTCTGACGATGATGGACGATGTGGAAATTGGAGCTCCACACAAGACGGAGCAAGCCAAGTCTCTGTTTGCTCAGCAGTCAGTCAGAGGCTGGTGGCCCTGTTCCATTGAAAAGGATGGAAAGAAGGCTCTGGGT GGAAAAGTGGAGATGACTCTGGAGATTGTGAGTGAAGCACACGCAGACGAGAGACCTGCAGGAAAGGGCAGAGACGAACCCAACATGAACCCAAAACTGGACTCTCCCAA TCGGCCAGAAACCTCCTTCTTCTGGTTCACCAACCCGTGTAAGACCATGAAGTTCATTGTATGGCGACGGTTCAGATGCCTCTTCATCGGACTCATCATCCTCACCATAGTTATTCTCTTCCTCGCCATCCTGCTGTACTCTCTACCG AACTACATCTCAATGAAGATAGTGAAACCCCTACAATAA